From Candidatus Binatia bacterium, a single genomic window includes:
- a CDS encoding MBL fold metallo-hydrolase, whose amino-acid sequence MPVARLRPISRHIAAVDLHGRFQVASFLVRHERGLLLVDAGFPGWHYAILTAAESLPRPNQITHIVLTHAHADHIGGAAFLARHSGAEVIASEVEKPFIEGQPLARAACGVLPWVVNTVSRWTQRPRVEPVQVTRTVAAGEHVLDVLRVIDIPGHTPGQIALLHEEDGVLLCADGVFNVRGEIGHDPIPGVTLDRAQAEASMERLAKLGCADVVPSHGPAILGDAPERILRFLERRAAS is encoded by the coding sequence ATGCCCGTCGCACGGCTGCGGCCGATCAGCCGGCACATCGCGGCCGTCGATCTGCACGGTCGCTTCCAGGTCGCGAGCTTTCTCGTGCGCCACGAGCGTGGCCTGCTCCTGGTCGACGCCGGCTTCCCCGGCTGGCACTACGCGATCCTCACCGCCGCCGAATCGCTGCCGCGTCCGAACCAGATCACGCACATCGTTCTCACCCACGCGCACGCCGACCACATCGGCGGCGCGGCATTTCTCGCGCGGCACAGCGGCGCCGAGGTGATCGCCTCCGAGGTCGAGAAGCCGTTCATCGAGGGGCAGCCGCTCGCCCGCGCGGCGTGCGGAGTTCTGCCGTGGGTGGTGAACACCGTGAGTCGCTGGACGCAACGACCGCGCGTCGAGCCCGTGCAGGTGACGCGCACCGTCGCCGCGGGCGAGCACGTCCTCGACGTGCTGCGCGTCATCGACATCCCCGGTCACACGCCGGGACAGATCGCGCTGCTGCACGAGGAGGACGGCGTGCTGCTCTGCGCCGACGGTGTGTTCAACGTGCGCGGCGAGATCGGACACGACCCGATCCCCGGCGTCACGCTCGACCGCGCGCAAGCGGAAGCGTCGATGGAGCGTCTTGCCAAGCTCGGGTGTGCGGACGTCGTTCCGAGCCACGGGCCGGCCATTCTGGGCGACGCGCCCGAGCGCATCCTGCGCTTCCTCGAGCGCCGCGCGGCCTCCTGA
- a CDS encoding amidase: MSDALYRKPVAELARLIERREVSPREVVEHFLARIESENPRLNAFVTVCAERALRRADELGEELARGTYRGPLHGIPVGIKDLTDTAGVRTTYGSGLFRDHVPSEDAEPVRRLLAAGAVVVGKTNTHEFALGTTTNNPHFGATHNPWRHGHVPGGSSGGSGAAVGAGLVPIATGTDTGGSIRIPSAACGCVGIKPSYGRVSLRGTYPLATGLDHVGPLARTAEDCAIALNALAGFDPHDPTSRDLPAEDFTRELGRSLRGLRVGHAPSYRPLPVTAEVEAGVATALRTLEQLGAQLVEVKLPDAQQVNSAASIVLLAESYAQHAQLFAANRDAYGVDVREQLELSAGLDAATLARAREARESIARTVADVVTREVDVLVLPTMAITAPPIGRATVDIGGNDVPVAPAMASYTLLHNATRLPTVAVPVGLAANGLPTSVQLTAADRREAFVLAVAHALETALWPHERRWPADSPAR; this comes from the coding sequence ATGTCCGACGCGCTGTACCGAAAGCCGGTTGCGGAGCTGGCGCGGCTCATCGAGCGCCGCGAGGTGTCGCCGCGCGAGGTCGTCGAGCACTTCCTCGCCCGCATCGAGAGCGAGAACCCGCGGCTCAACGCGTTCGTCACCGTCTGCGCCGAGCGCGCGCTACGCCGTGCCGACGAGCTCGGCGAGGAGCTCGCGCGCGGCACCTACCGCGGGCCGCTGCACGGCATCCCGGTCGGCATCAAGGACCTGACCGACACCGCCGGCGTCCGCACGACGTATGGCTCGGGGCTCTTCCGCGATCACGTCCCGTCCGAGGACGCGGAGCCCGTTCGTCGCCTGCTCGCGGCCGGAGCCGTCGTCGTCGGCAAGACGAACACGCACGAGTTCGCCTTGGGCACGACGACCAACAACCCGCACTTCGGCGCGACGCACAACCCGTGGCGCCACGGACACGTACCGGGCGGCTCGAGCGGCGGATCGGGCGCGGCCGTCGGCGCAGGGCTGGTTCCGATCGCGACCGGGACCGACACCGGCGGCTCGATCCGCATCCCGAGCGCCGCGTGCGGCTGCGTCGGCATCAAGCCGAGCTACGGTCGCGTGAGCCTGAGGGGAACGTATCCGCTCGCGACCGGCCTCGATCACGTCGGTCCGCTCGCGCGCACGGCGGAGGATTGCGCGATCGCTCTCAATGCGCTCGCCGGCTTCGATCCGCACGACCCGACCTCGCGCGACCTACCGGCGGAGGACTTCACGCGCGAGCTCGGGCGCTCGTTGCGCGGCCTGCGCGTCGGCCATGCGCCGTCCTACCGGCCGCTTCCGGTGACGGCCGAGGTCGAAGCCGGAGTGGCCACGGCGCTGCGGACGCTCGAGCAGCTCGGCGCGCAGCTCGTCGAGGTGAAGCTGCCCGACGCGCAGCAGGTGAACTCCGCGGCGAGCATCGTCCTGCTCGCCGAGTCGTACGCGCAGCACGCGCAGCTCTTCGCGGCCAACCGCGACGCGTACGGTGTCGACGTCCGCGAGCAGCTCGAGCTGAGCGCCGGTCTCGATGCGGCGACCCTCGCCCGAGCGCGGGAGGCGCGCGAGAGCATCGCGCGCACGGTGGCCGACGTCGTGACGCGCGAGGTCGACGTCCTGGTGCTGCCGACGATGGCCATCACCGCGCCGCCGATCGGCCGTGCGACGGTCGACATCGGCGGCAACGACGTCCCGGTCGCGCCGGCGATGGCGTCGTACACCCTGCTGCACAACGCGACGCGGTTGCCGACGGTCGCGGTGCCGGTGGGGCTCGCCGCGAACGGTCTGCCGACGAGCGTTCAGCTCACGGCCGCGGATCGCCGCGAAGCGTTCGTCCTCGCGGTGGCACACGCGCTCGAGACGGCGCTGTGGCCGCACGAGCGACGCTGGCCCGCGGATTCGCCGGCGCGCTGA
- a CDS encoding response regulator, with product MTTRQQRVLVVDDDREMRGVVAGTLRRVGYTVLEAGDGPEALDVATRTPPDLVLVDMTLPGMDGVEVTRQLKAMPTLAAVPVVALSALTQSVVRDRALAAGCAHYLTKPCPPSALRDVVAQTLAATQTARCS from the coding sequence ATGACGACGCGCCAGCAACGGGTGTTGGTGGTCGACGACGACCGCGAGATGCGCGGCGTCGTAGCGGGAACGCTGCGACGCGTCGGATACACGGTCCTCGAGGCAGGCGACGGCCCGGAAGCGCTCGACGTCGCGACGCGAACGCCGCCCGACCTCGTGCTGGTCGACATGACGTTGCCCGGCATGGACGGGGTCGAGGTCACGCGCCAGCTGAAGGCGATGCCGACGCTCGCCGCCGTGCCCGTCGTCGCCTTGAGCGCGCTCACGCAAAGCGTCGTGCGTGACCGTGCGCTGGCGGCAGGCTGTGCACACTACCTGACCAAGCCGTGCCCGCCGTCTGCGCTGCGCGACGTGGTCGCGCAGACGCTCGCCGCGACCCAGACCGCACGCTGCAGCTGA